The following are encoded together in the Phenylobacterium sp. NIBR 498073 genome:
- a CDS encoding ATP phosphoribosyltransferase regulatory subunit, with product MSAEPAVPAEPLAAIRAPFLDLAAEVVDAPILQPLGLLLELVGEAMRPRLFVVQSEGGQETCLRPDFTVPVVRQHLESGRTSGRYFYEGKAFRASPEPGRPDEFRQIGLERFDAAGSSVVQADADIAVLAWRSALAGGRSDLSLWLGDIALFAAFVDSLGLAAPLAARVKRVASRPRLLAAELARAEGAAAAPSDDGKLAGLLSGLSEAEAATVLEEVWALAGIDPVGGRGPAEIAQRLIRRAQAAQAPALTGDQADRIRRFLAIEDAPQAAFDAMRAVAGAGALDAPLAAWAERLELLTAAGVPAAKMHFATALGHAFDYYDGLTFEIRSAALDPERSVAVGGRYDSLPSRLGGASGARAVGCVVRPWRAWAGGES from the coding sequence ATGAGCGCTGAACCCGCCGTTCCCGCCGAGCCGCTGGCCGCGATCCGCGCGCCGTTCCTGGACCTGGCCGCCGAGGTCGTCGACGCCCCGATCCTGCAGCCGCTCGGCCTGCTGCTGGAACTGGTCGGCGAGGCCATGCGCCCGCGCCTGTTCGTCGTGCAGTCCGAGGGCGGGCAGGAGACCTGCCTGCGCCCGGACTTCACCGTCCCGGTGGTGCGCCAGCACCTGGAAAGCGGCCGCACCTCCGGCCGCTATTTTTATGAGGGCAAGGCCTTCCGCGCCTCGCCCGAGCCGGGCCGTCCCGACGAGTTCCGTCAGATCGGCCTGGAGCGCTTCGATGCGGCGGGGTCTTCGGTCGTGCAGGCCGACGCCGACATCGCCGTCCTGGCCTGGCGCTCGGCGCTGGCCGGCGGGCGCAGCGACCTTTCGCTATGGCTGGGCGACATCGCCCTCTTCGCCGCCTTCGTCGACAGCCTGGGCCTGGCGGCCCCGCTGGCGGCGCGGGTGAAGCGGGTCGCGTCGCGTCCCCGGCTGCTGGCCGCCGAACTGGCCCGCGCCGAAGGCGCGGCCGCCGCACCGAGCGACGACGGCAAGCTCGCCGGCCTGCTCTCGGGCCTGTCGGAGGCCGAGGCCGCCACGGTGCTGGAGGAAGTCTGGGCCCTGGCCGGGATCGACCCGGTCGGCGGCCGTGGTCCGGCCGAGATCGCCCAGCGGCTGATCCGCCGCGCCCAGGCGGCCCAGGCCCCGGCCCTGACCGGCGATCAGGCCGATCGCATCCGCCGTTTCCTGGCCATCGAGGATGCGCCGCAGGCGGCCTTCGACGCGATGCGGGCGGTGGCCGGCGCCGGGGCGCTGGACGCCCCGCTGGCGGCTTGGGCCGAGCGCCTGGAGCTGCTGACCGCGGCCGGCGTGCCGGCGGCGAAGATGCACTTCGCCACCGCCCTGGGTCACGCCTTCGACTACTATGACGGCCTGACCTTCGAGATCCGCTCGGCCGCGCTCGATCCCGAGCGCAGCGTCGCGGTCGGCGGGCGCTATGACAGCCTGCCCTCGCGGCTGGGCGGAGCGAGCGGCGCGCGCGCCGTCGGATGCGTGGTCCGGCCCTGGCGGGCCTGGGCGGGAGGCGAGTCGTGA